In one Nostoc sp. KVJ3 genomic region, the following are encoded:
- a CDS encoding polyribonucleotide nucleotidyltransferase, producing MAEVDKSISFDGRDIRLKVGLLAPQAGGSVLIESGDTSVLVTATRSQAREGIDFLPLTVDYEERLYAAGRIPGGIMRREGRPPEKTILTSRLIDRPMRPLFPSWLRDDLQIIALTLSMDELVPPDVLAVTGASIATLIAQIPFNGPMAAVRVGLVGDDFIINPTYAEIEAGDLDLVVAGSPHGVIMVEAGANQLPERDIIEAIDFGYEAVRDLIKAQQDLVAELGLVIVHEAPPEPDQTLENYIRDRTSAQIKKILSQFTFTKPERDAALDVVKDEIATTIKELPEEDPIRVAATANSKALGNTFKDITKYFMRRQIIEDNIRVDGRKLDEVRRVSCSVGVLPKRVHGSGLFNRELTQVLSACTLGTPGDAQNLNDDMQLDQHKRYLHHYNFPPFSVGETKPMRSPGRREIGHGALAERALLPVLPSKEEFPYVIRIVSEVLSSNGSTSMGSVCGSTLALMDAGVPILKPVSGAAMGLIKDGDEVRILTDIQGIEDFLGDMDFKVAGTDTGITALQMDMKISGLSLDVIAQAVHQAKAARLHILEKMLACIDTPRIETSPYAPRLLTIKIDSDMIGLVIGPGGKTIKGITEETGAKIDIEDDGTVTISAVDENKAKRARNIIQGMTRKLHEGDVYAGRITRIIPIGAFVEFLPGKEGMIHISQLADYRVGKVEDEVAVGDEVIIKVREIDNKGRINLTRLGIHPDQAAAAREAAAVNR from the coding sequence ATGGCAGAAGTTGATAAGTCAATATCCTTCGATGGTAGGGATATTCGGCTGAAAGTAGGCTTGCTAGCTCCCCAGGCAGGTGGGTCGGTTTTGATAGAATCAGGGGACACATCTGTTTTAGTGACAGCTACGCGATCGCAAGCCAGAGAAGGCATTGATTTTCTTCCCCTCACTGTAGATTATGAAGAAAGGCTATATGCAGCTGGTAGGATTCCCGGCGGGATCATGCGGCGAGAAGGTCGTCCACCAGAAAAAACAATTCTCACCAGCCGTCTTATAGACCGTCCCATGCGTCCTTTGTTCCCCTCATGGTTACGGGATGACCTGCAAATTATTGCCTTAACGCTATCGATGGACGAGTTAGTTCCCCCCGATGTGCTAGCAGTTACAGGCGCTTCCATCGCTACCCTGATTGCCCAGATTCCTTTTAACGGGCCAATGGCAGCAGTTCGCGTTGGTTTAGTGGGAGATGATTTCATTATTAACCCCACTTATGCAGAAATTGAAGCCGGAGATTTGGATCTGGTAGTAGCCGGTTCACCACATGGCGTAATCATGGTGGAGGCGGGAGCTAATCAGTTGCCAGAGCGCGATATTATCGAGGCAATTGACTTTGGTTATGAAGCAGTGCGGGACTTAATCAAAGCGCAGCAAGATTTAGTAGCAGAACTGGGTTTGGTAATAGTCCATGAAGCACCACCAGAACCAGATCAGACGCTAGAAAATTATATCCGCGATCGCACCAGCGCCCAGATTAAGAAAATCCTGTCACAATTTACCTTCACCAAACCCGAACGCGATGCAGCTTTAGATGTCGTCAAGGATGAAATTGCCACGACGATTAAGGAACTGCCAGAAGAAGATCCAATTCGAGTTGCCGCAACTGCAAATAGCAAGGCACTTGGTAACACTTTTAAAGATATTACCAAGTACTTCATGCGGCGGCAAATTATCGAAGATAACATCCGCGTTGATGGTCGTAAACTCGATGAAGTACGTCGTGTTTCTTGTTCAGTTGGTGTCTTACCAAAGCGAGTCCACGGTAGCGGTTTATTTAACCGAGAACTGACTCAGGTATTATCCGCTTGTACTCTGGGTACACCAGGGGATGCTCAAAACCTCAACGATGATATGCAGTTAGACCAACACAAGCGTTATCTGCATCATTACAACTTCCCGCCGTTTTCAGTGGGGGAAACCAAGCCAATGCGTTCTCCAGGAAGACGCGAAATTGGTCACGGGGCATTAGCAGAGAGAGCCTTACTACCTGTGCTACCCTCAAAAGAAGAATTTCCCTACGTGATTCGCATCGTATCGGAAGTACTTTCTTCCAACGGTTCCACCTCAATGGGTTCAGTCTGCGGTTCCACCCTCGCCCTGATGGATGCTGGTGTACCAATTCTCAAACCCGTCAGTGGCGCAGCAATGGGTCTGATTAAGGATGGGGACGAAGTGCGAATCCTCACCGATATTCAGGGGATTGAAGACTTTTTGGGCGACATGGACTTCAAAGTTGCCGGTACAGATACCGGAATAACCGCCTTGCAAATGGATATGAAAATCTCCGGTTTGTCATTGGATGTTATAGCCCAAGCCGTCCACCAAGCTAAAGCAGCTAGGTTGCACATTTTGGAGAAAATGCTCGCTTGCATTGACACGCCACGGATTGAAACCTCACCTTATGCCCCACGTCTGTTAACAATCAAGATTGATTCAGACATGATTGGTCTAGTTATCGGGCCTGGAGGCAAGACTATTAAGGGGATTACAGAGGAAACTGGTGCAAAAATTGACATCGAAGATGATGGCACCGTGACAATTTCGGCTGTGGATGAGAACAAGGCCAAGAGAGCCAGAAACATCATTCAAGGCATGACCCGCAAGTTGCACGAAGGGGATGTCTATGCAGGACGCATCACTCGGATTATACCAATAGGTGCATTTGTGGAATTTTTGCCAGGGAAAGAAGGGATGATCCACATTTCACAACTAGCTGACTACCGCGTTGGCAAAGTTGAGGATGAAGTAGCGGTGGGCGACGAAGTGATTATCAAAGTGCGCGAAATTGATAACAAAGGTCGGATTAATCTCACCCGCTTGGGTATCCACCCAGATCAAGCAGCAGCAGCACGAGAAGCGGCGGCGGTGAATCGGTAA
- a CDS encoding DEAD/DEAH box helicase: MAILHGNWLLKSQKGCLFIWGETWRSPRANFEPNGSGDIPVHPLAMTSVELSEWLVSQKMAITNFIQQPQIAFAPGVGGAIATTGRTRKAPSPTEISLPTHSQIIALPTYIPEDTSAIFPVHSASLGLETDSPQYLQPWQVEGFSLNPSEAVKFLAAIPLNAAKGEDAFLGGDLRFWSQVARWSLDLISRCKFLPRIDRQSDGAFAAKWQVLLDSAVDGTRLEKFSADMPLVCRTYQEGVGRDEGDELIINAPCPMYVNFPTEPQELLLGFLNSTIDAQVREMIGSQPPIEPKTATGKDAVRQWLQGLSSASHPINADVNEVERLEAALKAWTMPLQYQLTLKTLFRTCFQLRSPESGETDWTLAYFLQAADDSEFVVDAATIWNNPVERFIYENRTIEQPQETFLRGLGLASRLYPAIAPSFETEYPQSSHLTPIQAYEFIKAVAWRLEDSGLGVILPPSLANREGWANRLGLKITAETPKKKQGRLGLQSLLNFQWQLAIGGQTISKAEFDKLVALNSPLVEINGEWVELRPQDIKTAQTFFTTRKDQMSLSLEDALRFSTGDTQVIEKLPVVSFEASGALQELIGALSNNQAIAPLPTPTGFKGQLRPYQERGAAWLSFLERWGLGACLADDMGLGKTVQFIAFLLHLKEQDALENPTLLVCPTSVLGNWEREVNKFAPSLKILQYHGDKRPKGKAFLEAVKKHDLIVTSYSLLHRDIKSLESVSWQIIVLDEAQNVKNSEAKQSKAVRQLKATFRIALTGTPVENRLQELWSILDFLNPGYLGNKQFFQRRFAMPIEKYGDTASLGQLRSLVQPFILRRLKSDRDIIQDLPDKQEMTVFCGLTGDQAALYQQVVEQSLVEIESAEGLQRRGMILGLLIKLKQICNHPSQYLKQTTLEQHHSAKLLRLEEMLEEVLAEGDRALIFTQFAEWGKLLKPYLEKQLGREIFFLYGSTSKKQREEMIDRFQHDPQGPPIMILSLKAGGVGLNLTRANHVFHFDRWWNPAVENQATDRVFRIGQTRNVQVHKFVCTGTLEEKIHDMIESKKQLAEQVVGAGEEWLTEMDTDQLRNLLILDRSAIIDDDAE; encoded by the coding sequence ATGGCGATTTTACACGGTAATTGGTTACTAAAAAGTCAAAAGGGTTGTTTATTTATTTGGGGAGAAACTTGGCGATCGCCACGAGCGAATTTTGAGCCTAATGGATCTGGAGATATCCCGGTACATCCATTGGCAATGACATCGGTTGAGTTAAGCGAGTGGTTGGTTTCCCAGAAGATGGCGATTACCAACTTTATCCAGCAACCGCAAATTGCGTTCGCCCCTGGCGTTGGCGGAGCCATCGCTACTACTGGGCGAACCCGGAAAGCCCCCAGTCCTACTGAGATCAGTTTACCAACCCACTCCCAAATTATTGCCCTACCAACTTATATCCCAGAAGATACATCTGCGATTTTCCCCGTGCATTCTGCCAGCTTGGGATTAGAAACAGACTCCCCGCAATATTTACAACCGTGGCAAGTTGAGGGTTTTTCTCTCAACCCCAGCGAGGCGGTAAAATTTCTCGCTGCGATTCCTCTAAATGCTGCAAAAGGTGAAGATGCCTTTTTAGGAGGAGATTTACGTTTTTGGTCGCAAGTTGCCCGATGGAGTTTAGATTTAATTTCGCGGTGTAAGTTTTTACCAAGAATTGACAGACAATCAGATGGTGCATTTGCTGCTAAATGGCAAGTACTTCTAGACAGTGCTGTAGATGGAACCCGCCTAGAAAAATTTTCTGCGGATATGCCGTTGGTTTGTCGTACTTATCAAGAGGGAGTGGGGAGAGATGAGGGAGATGAATTAATCATCAATGCCCCATGCCCAATGTATGTAAATTTCCCTACCGAACCTCAAGAATTACTTTTAGGATTTCTCAACAGTACGATAGATGCCCAAGTGCGAGAAATGATAGGTTCTCAACCTCCAATTGAACCTAAAACCGCAACAGGTAAAGATGCGGTGCGACAATGGTTGCAAGGCTTAAGCAGTGCATCTCATCCAATCAATGCAGATGTAAATGAAGTGGAACGACTGGAAGCTGCGCTAAAAGCTTGGACGATGCCGCTACAATACCAATTAACTCTTAAGACTTTATTTCGTACTTGTTTTCAACTGCGTTCTCCAGAGTCAGGCGAAACAGATTGGACATTGGCGTATTTTCTGCAAGCAGCTGATGATTCTGAGTTTGTGGTGGATGCAGCAACTATTTGGAACAATCCAGTTGAACGATTTATTTATGAAAATCGGACAATTGAGCAACCACAAGAAACGTTTTTGCGAGGTTTGGGGCTAGCTTCTCGATTGTATCCTGCGATCGCACCCAGCTTTGAAACAGAATATCCCCAATCTTCTCATCTCACCCCCATCCAAGCTTATGAGTTTATCAAAGCTGTGGCTTGGAGATTGGAAGACAGTGGTTTGGGAGTAATTTTACCTCCCAGTTTAGCGAATCGTGAAGGATGGGCGAACCGTTTGGGTTTAAAAATTACAGCCGAAACCCCAAAGAAAAAGCAGGGACGTTTAGGCTTGCAAAGTCTGCTAAATTTCCAATGGCAATTAGCAATTGGGGGACAAACTATTTCTAAAGCTGAGTTTGATAAACTTGTGGCTTTAAATAGTCCGCTAGTGGAAATTAACGGCGAGTGGGTGGAATTGCGCCCCCAAGATATCAAAACAGCCCAAACCTTTTTTACCACTCGCAAAGACCAAATGTCCCTTTCCTTGGAAGATGCCTTGCGTTTTAGTACAGGGGATACCCAGGTAATTGAAAAATTACCAGTAGTCAGCTTTGAGGCATCAGGGGCATTGCAAGAGTTGATAGGCGCGTTAAGCAATAATCAAGCGATCGCACCTTTACCCACACCAACAGGCTTTAAAGGGCAGTTGCGACCCTATCAAGAACGAGGTGCTGCTTGGCTATCCTTCTTAGAACGTTGGGGTTTAGGCGCGTGTCTCGCCGACGATATGGGACTCGGTAAAACCGTGCAGTTCATCGCTTTTTTGCTACATCTCAAAGAACAAGATGCACTCGAAAATCCAACACTGCTAGTTTGTCCAACTTCTGTTTTAGGCAACTGGGAAAGGGAAGTAAATAAATTTGCACCAAGCCTGAAAATTTTGCAATATCACGGTGACAAACGCCCAAAAGGTAAAGCGTTTTTAGAAGCAGTAAAAAAACATGATTTAATCGTCACCAGCTATTCACTTCTTCATCGAGATATCAAATCATTAGAAAGTGTCTCTTGGCAGATAATTGTTTTAGATGAAGCCCAGAATGTGAAAAATTCTGAGGCGAAGCAGTCAAAAGCAGTGCGGCAATTAAAAGCTACATTTCGCATTGCCTTAACGGGGACACCTGTAGAAAATAGACTGCAAGAACTTTGGTCTATTTTAGATTTTCTCAATCCAGGATATTTAGGCAACAAGCAATTTTTCCAGCGTCGATTTGCCATGCCAATTGAAAAGTATGGAGATACGGCTTCTTTGGGTCAATTACGTTCATTAGTTCAGCCATTTATACTGCGGCGATTGAAAAGCGATCGCGACATCATTCAAGACTTACCAGATAAGCAAGAAATGACCGTATTTTGCGGTCTAACTGGCGACCAAGCCGCACTTTATCAACAAGTTGTAGAACAATCTTTAGTCGAGATTGAATCTGCGGAAGGATTACAACGCAGGGGCATGATTTTAGGTTTACTAATCAAACTCAAACAAATCTGTAATCATCCGTCCCAATACTTAAAACAGACGACATTAGAACAACATCATTCAGCCAAACTACTGCGGCTAGAAGAAATGTTAGAAGAAGTTTTAGCAGAAGGCGATCGCGCTTTAATCTTCACACAATTTGCTGAGTGGGGTAAATTACTTAAACCCTATTTAGAAAAACAGCTTGGGCGAGAAATATTCTTTTTATATGGTAGCACCAGTAAAAAACAACGAGAGGAAATGATCGACCGTTTCCAACACGATCCTCAAGGGCCGCCGATTATGATTCTTTCTCTAAAAGCCGGTGGAGTAGGATTAAATTTAACACGAGCAAATCATGTATTCCACTTTGATAGATGGTGGAATCCAGCCGTAGAAAATCAAGCCACAGATAGAGTATTTCGCATTGGTCAAACCCGGAATGTGCAAGTACATAAATTTGTTTGCACAGGCACTTTAGAAGAAAAAATTCATGACATGATTGAAAGTAAAAAACAACTAGCTGAACAAGTTGTAGGTGCTGGTGAAGAATGGTTAACTGAAATGGATACAGACCAACTTCGGAACTTACTAATACTAGACCGCAGTGCAATAATTGACGATGATGCAGAATAA
- a CDS encoding Uma2 family endonuclease, giving the protein MTVAKNRADQVMLYDISWQQFENLLKDLGEHRAARLAYDRTTLEIMTPLPEHEHYKEVISIAVQDIAEELAMDYESYGSTTWKRESRMAGVESDNCFYFQNEAAIRGRLDLDLKQDPPPDLALEIDITNKSLNRFPIYARLGVPELWCYDSGELKIYLLQNGEYVESENSLVFPTLEIRYLPKLIEQNRADGRRAIRQAVREWVRKGGKDELSSQS; this is encoded by the coding sequence ATGACAGTCGCCAAGAATCGAGCAGACCAGGTAATGCTTTACGACATTAGCTGGCAACAGTTTGAAAATCTTCTCAAAGACTTAGGAGAACATCGAGCAGCACGGTTAGCTTACGATCGCACTACTTTGGAAATTATGACACCTTTACCTGAACACGAACATTACAAAGAGGTAATTAGTATTGCAGTTCAAGATATCGCTGAAGAGTTGGCTATGGACTATGAAAGTTATGGTTCGACTACCTGGAAGCGAGAAAGCCGAATGGCAGGGGTAGAGTCAGATAACTGCTTCTATTTCCAGAATGAAGCTGCGATTCGCGGTAGATTGGATTTGGACTTGAAACAAGACCCACCGCCTGATTTGGCACTAGAAATTGATATTACCAATAAATCTCTAAATCGTTTTCCCATTTATGCCCGCCTGGGAGTACCAGAACTCTGGTGTTATGATTCCGGTGAACTAAAGATTTATCTCCTCCAAAATGGGGAATATGTCGAGTCAGAGAACAGTTTAGTGTTTCCTACTTTAGAAATTCGATATCTGCCAAAACTCATTGAGCAAAATCGAGCAGATGGCAGACGGGCAATTCGTCAGGCGGTACGCGAATGGGTGAGAAAAGGCGGGAAAGATGAGCTATCTAGCCAATCATAA
- a CDS encoding ABC transporter permease: protein MTITKRRLETFLQFGKSTNLSQRLMLIGLAITLFFIFLAFFAPLFQAWGWLQNPKDFLSNPIHEPPSAKHWFGTSRLGYDVFSRTLFGAQAALLVVILATALSMIIGVPLGMLSGYLGGKLDKVLLFIMDSIYTLPGLLLSVTLAFVVGRGILNAAIAISIAYIPQYYRVVRNHTVSVKTEVFIEAAQAMGASTWVVLSRYLFFNVIQSVPVLFTLNAADAILVLGGLGFLGLGLPEEVPEWGHDLKQALEALPTGIWWTALFPGLTMTCMVVGLSLLGEGLNEFVNPRLRRENRIRK from the coding sequence ATGACCATTACAAAACGGCGACTAGAGACATTTCTACAATTTGGCAAAAGTACCAATCTTTCCCAAAGACTGATGCTCATCGGGTTAGCCATTACCCTATTTTTCATCTTCCTAGCATTCTTCGCTCCCCTATTCCAGGCTTGGGGATGGTTGCAAAACCCAAAGGATTTTCTCTCTAATCCAATTCACGAGCCACCCTCAGCTAAACATTGGTTTGGGACTAGTCGCCTTGGTTATGATGTGTTTTCCCGGACATTGTTCGGCGCTCAAGCTGCTTTGCTGGTGGTGATTTTGGCAACAGCATTGAGTATGATTATCGGCGTGCCTTTGGGGATGCTGAGTGGTTATCTCGGCGGGAAACTGGATAAAGTTTTGCTGTTTATTATGGATAGCATCTACACTTTACCGGGGCTACTGCTGTCTGTGACACTGGCATTTGTAGTGGGGCGAGGGATATTAAATGCAGCGATCGCAATTAGCATTGCCTACATCCCGCAATATTATCGCGTTGTTCGCAACCATACTGTGAGCGTCAAAACAGAAGTGTTCATCGAAGCCGCTCAAGCAATGGGCGCTTCCACTTGGGTTGTGCTTTCTCGTTATCTATTTTTCAACGTCATTCAAAGCGTACCCGTCCTCTTCACCCTCAACGCGGCTGATGCAATTTTAGTGTTGGGCGGTTTGGGCTTTTTGGGGCTAGGACTTCCCGAAGAAGTGCCAGAATGGGGACATGATTTAAAACAAGCTCTAGAAGCTTTACCTACTGGCATTTGGTGGACTGCACTTTTCCCTGGTTTAACTATGACCTGCATGGTGGTAGGGTTATCACTACTTGGTGAAGGGTTAAACGAATTTGTCAATCCCCGGTTACGGAGAGAAAATAGAATCCGAAAATAG
- a CDS encoding PCP reductase family protein, translated as MSDSNFIETLRWTSEAKEKLQNIPFFVRTQARARIEQLAREAGQEVVTDDLVEQARLEFGQ; from the coding sequence ATGAGCGACTCTAATTTTATTGAGACTTTGCGATGGACATCTGAAGCTAAAGAAAAGTTACAAAATATTCCCTTTTTTGTCCGCACTCAAGCTAGAGCCAGAATTGAACAATTGGCTCGTGAAGCAGGACAAGAGGTTGTGACAGATGATTTGGTAGAACAGGCTAGGCTTGAGTTTGGACAATAA
- a CDS encoding GNAT family N-acetyltransferase: MNFPLVKVIKNNIIVELDYMHPQEQEVVRALLNVVIVEGKTYPQKQPLAPAEFSTYWLSKDAFVVRASGEDAKHKPKEILGAFYLKPNFPGRCCHICNAGFIVQPGLRGQGIGRFMGEAMLSIAANLGYEAVMFNLVFETNIPSITLWQSLGFEIIGRIPRAAKLGDEQVVDALMMYRALG; encoded by the coding sequence ATGAATTTCCCCCTTGTTAAAGTTATAAAAAATAACATAATAGTAGAACTAGATTATATGCATCCTCAAGAACAGGAGGTTGTAAGAGCATTACTCAATGTTGTAATTGTTGAAGGTAAAACTTATCCCCAAAAGCAACCTCTAGCTCCGGCAGAATTTTCAACTTACTGGTTAAGCAAGGATGCCTTTGTTGTCAGGGCATCTGGTGAGGATGCTAAACACAAACCAAAAGAAATATTAGGGGCGTTTTATTTAAAGCCAAACTTCCCCGGTCGGTGTTGCCATATTTGCAACGCTGGTTTTATTGTACAACCTGGGTTACGCGGTCAGGGGATTGGGCGGTTCATGGGAGAGGCGATGCTCTCAATAGCAGCAAACCTGGGCTACGAGGCTGTGATGTTCAATTTGGTCTTTGAAACTAATATACCTTCAATTACCCTTTGGCAATCGTTAGGATTTGAGATTATTGGGCGAATTCCCCGTGCGGCAAAGCTAGGGGATGAACAAGTGGTAGACGCGCTGATGATGTATCGTGCTTTGGGTTGA
- a CDS encoding SWIM zinc finger family protein has product MTNYTLQASREWWSQQWLDLLDSYRFKKRLERARNYARQGNVLSIEFKGAKVLARVQGSEIEPYKVSLSLEPFSDEQWGYVIETMSQRAIFAAKLLAGEMPQNIEEVFTANGLSIFPFTLGDVQSKCSCPDKANPCKHIGALYYQLGDRFSEDPFVLFQLRGRTKEQIISDLRQLRSAKIQPNTIETPDIQQSIPNNKYSVKIDSFWQYNEPLESSLVVIAPSTSETVLDVLGAIPLAKEEENTVSSTSSDVVMKYLNTVYRDVSQKAFLAAMNVGGS; this is encoded by the coding sequence ATGACTAATTACACATTACAAGCAAGCCGAGAATGGTGGTCACAACAATGGCTAGATTTGCTAGATTCCTATCGCTTTAAAAAGCGTTTAGAACGTGCAAGAAACTATGCTCGTCAAGGAAATGTTCTCAGCATTGAATTTAAAGGTGCAAAAGTATTAGCCAGGGTACAAGGTAGTGAAATCGAACCTTATAAAGTTTCCCTTTCCCTTGAACCTTTTAGTGATGAACAGTGGGGTTATGTAATTGAAACTATGTCCCAAAGGGCAATTTTTGCTGCCAAGCTGCTAGCAGGAGAAATGCCACAAAATATAGAAGAAGTGTTTACGGCTAATGGTCTTTCGATATTTCCTTTTACCCTTGGTGATGTCCAGAGTAAATGCTCTTGTCCTGATAAAGCAAATCCCTGTAAGCATATTGGTGCATTGTACTATCAGTTAGGCGATCGCTTCAGTGAAGATCCCTTTGTACTATTTCAATTGCGCGGACGCACCAAAGAGCAAATTATCAGTGATTTACGCCAATTACGTAGCGCCAAGATTCAACCCAATACCATAGAAACGCCTGATATTCAACAGTCAATTCCTAATAATAAATACTCGGTAAAAATTGATTCTTTCTGGCAATACAATGAGCCACTAGAGTCATCATTGGTAGTTATTGCACCGTCCACTAGCGAAACGGTATTAGATGTATTAGGAGCAATCCCCCTAGCGAAGGAAGAGGAAAATACAGTAAGTTCAACTTCGAGTGATGTGGTAATGAAGTATTTGAATACAGTTTACAGAGATGTGAGCCAAAAGGCTTTTTTAGCAGCGATGAATGTGGGAGGAAGCTGA
- the ltrA gene encoding group II intron reverse transcriptase/maturase → MQLKIVNVTGRTTDWNSVNWRNAFRVVRRLRQRIFKATIGGNLKKVGSLQKLLMRSYSNILLSVRRVTQLNQGSKTAGVDRLLVKTPAARGLLVDILTKFIPWKPLPVKRVYIRKSNGKQRPLGIPCIVDRCLQAIVKNALEPYWEAHFERTSYGFRPGRSCHDAIERIHSMSKANSTKKWVVDADIKGCFDNISHVPLINAIGNFPARKLIQQWLNAGYVDKSVFYDTNAGVPQGGIISPLLANIALHGMESALGIRYDKNGHTIGDRGIVRYADDLVVFCKSREDAVKAHDILQEFLFARGLTLSESKTHIVRLLDGFNFLGFHIRQYPDSTTKTGRKVLIKPSIESLQNIRDKIKQVWLDNKSCSVDFVIDKLNPIIRGIANYYRTVVSSQIFSSLDRWMFVRERRYAKRMHTKKNQSWYNRRYWGRLNLDRSDYWVFGNKRTGKHLLKFSWFNIRRHPMVKGAYSTDDPELKSYWENRQNIKSKSLIPSYHQLAQKQDFKCTVCGESLLKDEPIQKHHKIPCHQGGNDSYANLELVHYYCHQQIHSLVQKSNSELDDELSLW, encoded by the coding sequence GTGCAATTAAAAATTGTGAACGTAACCGGAAGAACTACTGACTGGAATAGCGTCAACTGGAGAAACGCGTTCCGAGTAGTTAGGCGACTAAGACAGAGAATTTTCAAGGCAACCATTGGCGGTAACTTGAAAAAGGTTGGCAGCCTTCAAAAGCTACTTATGCGTAGCTACTCTAATATACTACTTTCCGTTAGAAGAGTTACGCAACTAAACCAAGGCAGTAAAACAGCAGGGGTAGATAGATTACTGGTAAAAACCCCGGCAGCTAGAGGGTTGTTGGTGGATATCCTCACCAAATTTATTCCTTGGAAGCCGTTACCAGTCAAGCGGGTGTATATCCGTAAATCCAATGGAAAACAAAGACCACTCGGAATACCTTGTATTGTCGATAGATGTCTCCAAGCCATCGTCAAAAATGCCTTGGAACCCTATTGGGAAGCGCACTTTGAGCGCACTTCCTACGGCTTTAGACCGGGAAGGTCATGCCATGATGCGATTGAAAGGATACATTCAATGTCAAAAGCCAATTCCACTAAAAAGTGGGTGGTAGATGCGGACATCAAAGGTTGCTTTGATAACATCTCTCATGTGCCGCTAATTAATGCCATTGGTAATTTTCCAGCCAGAAAATTAATTCAACAATGGTTGAATGCGGGATATGTGGATAAAAGTGTTTTCTATGATACCAATGCTGGAGTACCTCAAGGTGGAATTATTTCACCGCTACTTGCGAATATAGCTTTGCATGGTATGGAATCTGCTCTCGGCATTCGCTACGATAAAAACGGTCATACAATTGGCGACCGAGGTATTGTACGCTACGCCGATGATTTGGTGGTGTTCTGCAAAAGTCGGGAAGATGCTGTAAAAGCCCATGATATCCTCCAAGAGTTTCTGTTTGCTAGAGGTCTAACTCTATCAGAGTCAAAAACCCACATAGTACGGCTATTGGATGGATTCAACTTTTTAGGCTTTCATATCAGACAATACCCTGATTCCACTACCAAAACAGGTAGGAAAGTATTAATCAAACCTAGCATTGAATCTTTGCAAAATATCCGGGATAAAATCAAACAAGTATGGCTTGATAACAAAAGTTGTAGTGTTGATTTTGTCATAGACAAGCTAAACCCAATTATTCGGGGCATAGCCAACTATTACCGGACTGTAGTTTCCTCGCAAATATTCAGTTCTCTAGATAGATGGATGTTTGTCAGGGAAAGAAGGTACGCCAAAAGAATGCACACCAAGAAAAATCAATCTTGGTATAACCGTCGTTATTGGGGAAGGCTAAACCTTGATAGAAGCGATTACTGGGTATTTGGTAACAAGCGCACGGGAAAACATTTACTTAAGTTTAGCTGGTTCAATATTAGGAGGCATCCAATGGTTAAAGGTGCTTATTCTACCGATGACCCAGAGCTAAAATCTTATTGGGAAAATCGGCAGAATATTAAATCTAAAAGTTTAATTCCTAGTTACCATCAGCTTGCCCAAAAACAAGATTTTAAGTGTACTGTCTGTGGAGAATCATTACTAAAAGATGAACCCATACAAAAGCACCATAAAATCCCTTGTCATCAAGGTGGGAACGATAGTTACGCTAATTTAGAATTAGTGCATTATTACTGTCATCAACAAATACATTCTCTAGTACAGAAATCCAATTCTGAACTCGACGATGAACTGAGTCTTTGGTAG